The Arachis duranensis cultivar V14167 chromosome 2, aradu.V14167.gnm2.J7QH, whole genome shotgun sequence genome has a window encoding:
- the LOC107474784 gene encoding BTB/POZ domain-containing protein At5g48800: protein MDRTDKQQHQQQLPLAKCARQRCSEWIFRDVPSDITIEVGGGTFSLHKFPLVSRSGRIRRLVAEHRDSDISRVELLNLPGGAECFELAAKFCYGINFEITSTNVAQLCCVSDYLEMSEDFSKDNLGSRAEEYLDSIVCKNLEMCVQVLQQCESLLPLADELKIVSRCIDAIASKACAEQIASSFSRLEYSSSGRLHMSRQAKCDGDWWIEDLSVLRIDMFQRVITAMKCRGVRPESIGASLVNYAQKELTKKSSLWNPSRETKVDANSSEHEKLVVEAIVSLLPVEKLAVPINFLFGLLRSAVMLDCAIASRLDLERRIGSQLDIATLDDILIPSFRHAGDTLFDVDTVHRILVNFCQQDDSEDDLEDASVFESDSPRSPSQTALVKVAKLVDNYLAEIAPDANLKLPKFMVIAETLPAHARTVHDGLYRAIDIYLKAHQGLTDMDKKKLCKLIDFQKLSQEAGAHAAQNERLPLQSIVQVLYFEQLRLRNSLSCSYGEDDPKPMHQSWRISSGALSAAMSPRDNYASLRRENRELKLELARLRMRLNDLEREHVCMKRDMAKSGSRKFMTSFSKKIGKLSFFGHISSRGSSSPSRNSQRTDSKVIERTCASHE from the exons ATGGACCGTACTGACAAACAGCAGCACCAGCAGCAGTTGCCTCTGGCAAAGTGTGCCAGGCAAAGATGCAGTGAATG GATTTTCCGGGATGTACCAAGTGATATAACTATAGAAGTTGGTGGAGGAACATTTTCATTACACAAG TTTCCTCTGGTCTCGCGAAGCGGCCGGATAAGGAGGCTAGTCGCGGAGCACAGAGATTCCGACATCTCAAGAGTGGAGCTTCTTAATCTACCAGGAGGAGCAGAATGCTTTGAGCTAGCAGCAAAATTCTGCTACGGGATAAACTTCGAGATCACTTCCACAAACGTTGCTCAGCTATGCTGTGTTTCGGACTATCTAGAAATGTCGGAGGACTTCTCCAAGGACAACCTCGGCTCGCGAGCCGAGGAGTATCTGGACAGCATTGTCTGCAAGAATCTTGAAATGTGTGTGCAAGTCTTGCAGCAGTGCGAAAGCCTGCTGCCTCTGGCGGATGAGCTGAAGATTGTTAGCCGGTGCATCGACGCCATCGCCTCCAAAGCCTGCGCCGAACAGATAGCTTCTAGCTTCTCAAGATTGGAGTACAGCAGTTCAGGGAGGTTACATATGAGCCGGCAGGCGAAATGCGACGGCGATTGGTGGATCGAAGATCTCTCTGTTCTTAGAATTGACATGTTTCAGAGAGTCATAACGGCGATGAAATGCCGCGGCGTTCGGCCTGAGAGTATCGGCGCTTCGCTAGTGAATTATGCTCAGAAGGAGTTGACTAAGAAATCAAGCTTGTGGAATCCTTCTAGGGAGACTAAAGTGGATGCGAATTCGAGCGAGCACGAGAAGCTTGTGGTTGAAGCAATCGTTAGTCTTTTGCCTGTTGAGAAGCTTGCAGTTCCAATAAACTTCCTCTTCGGCCTTCTTCGAAGCGCCGTGATGCTCGATTGCGCGATCGCCTCGCGGCTCGATCTTGAAAGAAGGATCGGATCGCAGCTAGATATTGCCACTCTTGATGATATCCTGATTCCGTCTTTCCGGCACGCCGGCGACACATTGTTTGATGTTGACACGGTTCATAGGATTCTGGTGAATTTTTGTCAGCAAGATGATAGTGAAGATGATCTAGAAGACGCTTCGGTTTTTGAATCTGATAGCCCACGTTCGCCTTCGCAAACTGCGTTGGTTAAGGTTGCGAAATTAGTTGATAACTACCTGGCCGAAATCGCCCCTGATGCAAACCTGAAGCTGCCTAAGTTCATGGTCATTGCAGAAACCTTGCCGGCGCATGCTCGGACGGTCCATGACGGATTATATCGGGCCATCGATATTTACTTGAAA GCGCATCAAGGTTTGACAGATATGGACAAGAAGAAACTATGCAAACTGATTGACTTTCAGAAACTTTCTCAAGAAGCCGGAGCTCACGCCGCTCAAAACGAGCGGCTTCCTCTGCAATCAATTGTGCAAGTTCTGTATTTTGAACAACTAAGACTCAGAAATTCTTTGTCCTGTTCTTATGGGGAAGATGACCCCAAGCCAATGCACCAGTCGTGGCGAATTAGTAGTGGCGCTCTGAGTGCCGCTATGTCTCCACGAGACAATTATGCGTCGTTGAGGCGAGAGAATCGCGAGCTAAAGCTTGAGTTAGCACGGCTGCGAATGAGACTGAATGATCTTGAGAGGGAGCATGTTTGCATGAAGAGGGACATGGCCAAGTCCGGATCTAGAAAATTTATGACTTCATTCTCTAAAAAGATTGGTAAGCTTAGCTTCTTTGGACATATTTCTTCAAGAGGATCAAGTTCTCCTTCAAGGAATTCTCAAAGAACAGATTCAAAGGTGATTGAGAGAACCTGTGCCAGCCATGAATAG